From Drosophila nasuta strain 15112-1781.00 chromosome X, ASM2355853v1, whole genome shotgun sequence, one genomic window encodes:
- the LOC132797069 gene encoding protein ovarian tumor locus isoform X1, which produces MLRRPITPGSRQAPDPYDQFLESRAMYRKHTARDASCLFRVIAEQMYDTQMLHFEVRLECVRFMTRMRRKFEQHVRGDFDAYMLDMAKPKTYGTMLELRALCCMYRRNVILFEPFNMGTKVTYNEHYQHDFLVFYTNEFHFDSVYTEENLQMAAICQSICFKLLYKMLFKLPDVNFAVESMLHPQSFNWNSYSVELDARGYISRVVCADGRSFQLDLPEDTICILENSKLCNFHNNAELAMNTADETSNSRRLDTSMVNSTDVLHMCPSSMNSCVRQLLQEGITPFPYKVAKSLDAYMYRNIEFDSWNDIRKEAKRYNIYVNDYNFKVGAKCRVELQIDSECEMYTCHIQKIGIDKSHYIVFVEPFGKKFLVPYEALHPMPPDEFRPWTLPFGYQRQLERVHLTKLMTKTKSAHKYKMAKLFEMSNCFDAGKCEGMQYMQLDACFGYPHHQQLSAPLEAVEEHQHREREREQRFQSRGKQPRGKLPPPPSSRLQQSQQEQQLPAGQTPLAAPGAPYVNYMPMGGHRRLSHVPWASPHEEYPAGGVYSSMQANNCMFMHFGGYSPNAAVSPSSLPTPPPPYAPSSPPYLYGPQPALLPQSVLLSPIANRNGTSNTATAGAGGGAGAVALATTTTSKHPSGEEQQSDVRRSLHANGEDLPADLSTLRYFYNIGVNTHLGYLNGNAPNQHNNTDQQQKRRNDEAAALMANTSTPPPTPDANATVTGIKTTGTSSSAFSSTEVADKSPRNGGRGTKRAIFNKGRGKRPEQLYGLNKDNQLGAGHHKVLLPTPTPTPSPNTNGNQFNFYPLAQAPVPPTHQSMSLRPPMFFAAPKAGQNSYGWGLPQPPNMMGMPFEMATNMDSKAQKLQQQQQPPLPLQQQQQQHQTQSGGYNTTARH; this is translated from the exons atgctGCGAAGGCCTATAACGCCCGGTAGTCGTCAGGCGCCCGATCCTTATGATCAATTCCTGGAGAGTCGCGCTATGTACCGAAAGCATACGGCCAGGGATGCATCATGTCTGTTTCGCGTGATTGCCGAGCAAATGTACGACACTCAGATGCTGCACTTTGAAGTCCGTTTGGAGTGTGTGCGATTCATGACGCGAATGCGTCGTAAATTTGAGCAG CATGTGCGCGGCGATTTTGATGCTTATATGCTGGACATGGCCAAACCAAAGACCTATGGAACAATGCTCGAATTGCGCGCCCTTTGCTGCATGTATCG TCGAAATGTTATCCTATTTGAGCCATTCAATATGGGCACTAAAGTTACCTATAACGAACATTATCAGCACGATTTTCTTGTGTTCTACACGAACGAGTTTCACTTCGACTCTGTCTACACAGAGGAAAACCTGCAGATGGCTGCGATTTGTCAGT CAATTTGTTTCAAGCTGCTGTATAAGATGCTCTTTAAGCTGCCTGATGTCAACTTTGCTGTGGAGAGCATGTTGCATCCGCAGTCATTCAATTGGAATAGCTACAGTGTGGAGCTGGATGCAAGAGGCTATATTTCGCGTGTGGTTTGCGCCGATGGACGCAGCTTTCAGCTGGACCTGCCGGAAGATACCATTTGCATACTGGAGAACTCCAAGTTGTGTAACTTTCACAATAATGCCGAGCTGGCCATGAATACAGCGGATGAGACCAGCAATAGTAGGCGCTTGGATACGTCAATGGTCAATAGCACTGATGTGCTCCACATGTGTCCTAGTTCCATGAACTCTTGTGTACGCCAATTGCTGCAGGAAG GCATTACACCGTTTCCGTATAAGGTGGCCAAGTCGCTGGATGCTTATATGTATCGCAATATCGAGTTTGATAGCTGGAACGATATACGCAAGGAAGCCAAACGCTATAACATCTACGTTAACGATTACAATTTTAAG GTGGGCGCCAAGTGCCGCGTGGAGCTGCAGATAGATTCCGAGTGTGAAATGTACACGTGCCACATTCAAAAGATTGGCATTGACAAGTCTCACTATATTGTCTTTGTCGAGCCATTTGGAAAGAAATTTTTG GTGCCATATGAGGCATTGCATCCGATGCCGCCGGATGAGTTCCGTCCCTGGACGCTGCCGTTTGGTTATCAACGCCAATTGGAACGCGTTCATCTGACCAAGCTGATGACCAAAACGAAGTCAGCGCACAAGTATAAGATGGCCAAGCTCTTTGAGATGAGTAACTGCTTTGATGCAGGCAAATGTGAAGGCATGCAATACATGCAACTGGATGCTTGCTTTGGTTATCCGCACCATCAGCAGCTGTCAGCGCCGCTGGAGGCGGTCGAGGAGCACCAACACcgcgagcgagagcgagagcaacgTTTTCAGTCACGCGGCAAGCAACCACGCGGCAAACTGCCACCGCCGCCATCGTCACGTTTGCAGCAATCGCAACAGGAGCAACAACTGCCAGCCGGACAGACGCCACTTGCAGCGCCGGGAGCGCCATATGTCAACTATATGCCCATGGGGGGACATCGTCGATTGAGTCATGTGCCGTGGGCAAGTCCGCATGAAGAGTATCCAGCTGGTGGCGTCTATTCGTCTATGCAGGCAAATAATTGCATGTTTATGCATTTTGGCGGCTATTCACCAAATGCAGCTGTGTCGCCGTCATCATTGCCGACACCGCCGCCTCCTTATGCGCCATCATCGCCGCCTTATTTGTATGGGCCACAGCCAGCATTGCTGCCGCAGTCGGTGTTGCTGTCCCCAATTGCCAATCGCAACGGCaccagcaacacagcaacagctggaGCTGGTGGTGGAGCAGGCGCAGTGGCTTTGGCCACCACCACTACTTCGAAGCATCCAAGCGGTGAGGAGCAGCAGTCGGATGTGCGTCGCTCGTTGCATGCCAACGGTGAGGATTTGCCAGCTGATTTGAGCACGTTGCGCTACTTCTACAACATTGGCGTCAACACGCATCTCGGCTATCTTAATGGCAACGCTCCGAATCAACACAACAACACGGACCAACAACAGAAGCGTCGCAACGATGAGGCCGCTGCATTGATGGCAAATACTTCGACTCCGCCGCCGACGCCGGATGCGAATGCGACGGTGACAGGCATCAAGACGACAGGCACATCATCATCGGCATTCTCCAGCACTGAGGTGGCTGACAAGTCACCACGCAACGGCGGTCGTGGCACCAAACGTGCCATATTCAATAAAGGACGCGGCAAGCGACCGGAGCAATTGTATGGCCTCAACAAGGACAATCAGCTGGGTGCTGGACATCATAAAGTATTGCTGCCGACGCCGACGCCAACGCCATCGCCCAACACCAATGGCAATCAGTTCAACTTTTATCCACTCGCACAGGCGCCAGTGCCGCCGACTCATCAGTCCATGTCGCTGCGTCCGCCGATGTTCTTTGCTGCCCCCAAAGCAGGGCAG aATTCGTATGGTTGGGGCTTGCCACAGCCTCCCAATATGATGGGTATGCCATTCGAGATGGCGACTAACATGGATTCCAAAGCACagaagttgcagcagcaacagcagccgccactaccactgcagcaacagcaacagcagcaccagaCTCAGTCAGGTGGCTACAATACAACAGCACGTCATTAA
- the LOC132797069 gene encoding protein ovarian tumor locus isoform X3 has protein sequence MLRRPITPGSRQAPDPYDQFLESRAMYRKHTARDASCLFRVIAEQMYDTQMLHFEVRLECVRFMTRMRRKFEQHVRGDFDAYMLDMAKPKTYGTMLELRALCCMYRRNVILFEPFNMGTKVTYNEHYQHDFLVFYTNEFHFDSVYTEENLQMAAICQSICFKLLYKMLFKLPDVNFAVESMLHPQSFNWNSYSVELDARGYISRVVCADGRSFQLDLPEDTICILENSKLCNFHNNAELAMNTADETSNSRRLDTSMVNSTDVLHMCPSSMNSCVRQLLQEGITPFPYKVAKSLDAYMYRNIEFDSWNDIRKEAKRYNIYVNDYNFKVPYEALHPMPPDEFRPWTLPFGYQRQLERVHLTKLMTKTKSAHKYKMAKLFEMSNCFDAGKCEGMQYMQLDACFGYPHHQQLSAPLEAVEEHQHREREREQRFQSRGKQPRGKLPPPPSSRLQQSQQEQQLPAGQTPLAAPGAPYVNYMPMGGHRRLSHVPWASPHEEYPAGGVYSSMQANNCMFMHFGGYSPNAAVSPSSLPTPPPPYAPSSPPYLYGPQPALLPQSVLLSPIANRNGTSNTATAGAGGGAGAVALATTTTSKHPSGEEQQSDVRRSLHANGEDLPADLSTLRYFYNIGVNTHLGYLNGNAPNQHNNTDQQQKRRNDEAAALMANTSTPPPTPDANATVTGIKTTGTSSSAFSSTEVADKSPRNGGRGTKRAIFNKGRGKRPEQLYGLNKDNQLGAGHHKVLLPTPTPTPSPNTNGNQFNFYPLAQAPVPPTHQSMSLRPPMFFAAPKAGQNSYGWGLPQPPNMMGMPFEMATNMDSKAQKLQQQQQPPLPLQQQQQQHQTQSGGYNTTARH, from the exons atgctGCGAAGGCCTATAACGCCCGGTAGTCGTCAGGCGCCCGATCCTTATGATCAATTCCTGGAGAGTCGCGCTATGTACCGAAAGCATACGGCCAGGGATGCATCATGTCTGTTTCGCGTGATTGCCGAGCAAATGTACGACACTCAGATGCTGCACTTTGAAGTCCGTTTGGAGTGTGTGCGATTCATGACGCGAATGCGTCGTAAATTTGAGCAG CATGTGCGCGGCGATTTTGATGCTTATATGCTGGACATGGCCAAACCAAAGACCTATGGAACAATGCTCGAATTGCGCGCCCTTTGCTGCATGTATCG TCGAAATGTTATCCTATTTGAGCCATTCAATATGGGCACTAAAGTTACCTATAACGAACATTATCAGCACGATTTTCTTGTGTTCTACACGAACGAGTTTCACTTCGACTCTGTCTACACAGAGGAAAACCTGCAGATGGCTGCGATTTGTCAGT CAATTTGTTTCAAGCTGCTGTATAAGATGCTCTTTAAGCTGCCTGATGTCAACTTTGCTGTGGAGAGCATGTTGCATCCGCAGTCATTCAATTGGAATAGCTACAGTGTGGAGCTGGATGCAAGAGGCTATATTTCGCGTGTGGTTTGCGCCGATGGACGCAGCTTTCAGCTGGACCTGCCGGAAGATACCATTTGCATACTGGAGAACTCCAAGTTGTGTAACTTTCACAATAATGCCGAGCTGGCCATGAATACAGCGGATGAGACCAGCAATAGTAGGCGCTTGGATACGTCAATGGTCAATAGCACTGATGTGCTCCACATGTGTCCTAGTTCCATGAACTCTTGTGTACGCCAATTGCTGCAGGAAG GCATTACACCGTTTCCGTATAAGGTGGCCAAGTCGCTGGATGCTTATATGTATCGCAATATCGAGTTTGATAGCTGGAACGATATACGCAAGGAAGCCAAACGCTATAACATCTACGTTAACGATTACAATTTTAAG GTGCCATATGAGGCATTGCATCCGATGCCGCCGGATGAGTTCCGTCCCTGGACGCTGCCGTTTGGTTATCAACGCCAATTGGAACGCGTTCATCTGACCAAGCTGATGACCAAAACGAAGTCAGCGCACAAGTATAAGATGGCCAAGCTCTTTGAGATGAGTAACTGCTTTGATGCAGGCAAATGTGAAGGCATGCAATACATGCAACTGGATGCTTGCTTTGGTTATCCGCACCATCAGCAGCTGTCAGCGCCGCTGGAGGCGGTCGAGGAGCACCAACACcgcgagcgagagcgagagcaacgTTTTCAGTCACGCGGCAAGCAACCACGCGGCAAACTGCCACCGCCGCCATCGTCACGTTTGCAGCAATCGCAACAGGAGCAACAACTGCCAGCCGGACAGACGCCACTTGCAGCGCCGGGAGCGCCATATGTCAACTATATGCCCATGGGGGGACATCGTCGATTGAGTCATGTGCCGTGGGCAAGTCCGCATGAAGAGTATCCAGCTGGTGGCGTCTATTCGTCTATGCAGGCAAATAATTGCATGTTTATGCATTTTGGCGGCTATTCACCAAATGCAGCTGTGTCGCCGTCATCATTGCCGACACCGCCGCCTCCTTATGCGCCATCATCGCCGCCTTATTTGTATGGGCCACAGCCAGCATTGCTGCCGCAGTCGGTGTTGCTGTCCCCAATTGCCAATCGCAACGGCaccagcaacacagcaacagctggaGCTGGTGGTGGAGCAGGCGCAGTGGCTTTGGCCACCACCACTACTTCGAAGCATCCAAGCGGTGAGGAGCAGCAGTCGGATGTGCGTCGCTCGTTGCATGCCAACGGTGAGGATTTGCCAGCTGATTTGAGCACGTTGCGCTACTTCTACAACATTGGCGTCAACACGCATCTCGGCTATCTTAATGGCAACGCTCCGAATCAACACAACAACACGGACCAACAACAGAAGCGTCGCAACGATGAGGCCGCTGCATTGATGGCAAATACTTCGACTCCGCCGCCGACGCCGGATGCGAATGCGACGGTGACAGGCATCAAGACGACAGGCACATCATCATCGGCATTCTCCAGCACTGAGGTGGCTGACAAGTCACCACGCAACGGCGGTCGTGGCACCAAACGTGCCATATTCAATAAAGGACGCGGCAAGCGACCGGAGCAATTGTATGGCCTCAACAAGGACAATCAGCTGGGTGCTGGACATCATAAAGTATTGCTGCCGACGCCGACGCCAACGCCATCGCCCAACACCAATGGCAATCAGTTCAACTTTTATCCACTCGCACAGGCGCCAGTGCCGCCGACTCATCAGTCCATGTCGCTGCGTCCGCCGATGTTCTTTGCTGCCCCCAAAGCAGGGCAG aATTCGTATGGTTGGGGCTTGCCACAGCCTCCCAATATGATGGGTATGCCATTCGAGATGGCGACTAACATGGATTCCAAAGCACagaagttgcagcagcaacagcagccgccactaccactgcagcaacagcaacagcagcaccagaCTCAGTCAGGTGGCTACAATACAACAGCACGTCATTAA
- the LOC132797069 gene encoding protein ovarian tumor locus isoform X2 yields the protein MYRKHTARDASCLFRVIAEQMYDTQMLHFEVRLECVRFMTRMRRKFEQHVRGDFDAYMLDMAKPKTYGTMLELRALCCMYRRNVILFEPFNMGTKVTYNEHYQHDFLVFYTNEFHFDSVYTEENLQMAAICQSICFKLLYKMLFKLPDVNFAVESMLHPQSFNWNSYSVELDARGYISRVVCADGRSFQLDLPEDTICILENSKLCNFHNNAELAMNTADETSNSRRLDTSMVNSTDVLHMCPSSMNSCVRQLLQEGITPFPYKVAKSLDAYMYRNIEFDSWNDIRKEAKRYNIYVNDYNFKVGAKCRVELQIDSECEMYTCHIQKIGIDKSHYIVFVEPFGKKFLVPYEALHPMPPDEFRPWTLPFGYQRQLERVHLTKLMTKTKSAHKYKMAKLFEMSNCFDAGKCEGMQYMQLDACFGYPHHQQLSAPLEAVEEHQHREREREQRFQSRGKQPRGKLPPPPSSRLQQSQQEQQLPAGQTPLAAPGAPYVNYMPMGGHRRLSHVPWASPHEEYPAGGVYSSMQANNCMFMHFGGYSPNAAVSPSSLPTPPPPYAPSSPPYLYGPQPALLPQSVLLSPIANRNGTSNTATAGAGGGAGAVALATTTTSKHPSGEEQQSDVRRSLHANGEDLPADLSTLRYFYNIGVNTHLGYLNGNAPNQHNNTDQQQKRRNDEAAALMANTSTPPPTPDANATVTGIKTTGTSSSAFSSTEVADKSPRNGGRGTKRAIFNKGRGKRPEQLYGLNKDNQLGAGHHKVLLPTPTPTPSPNTNGNQFNFYPLAQAPVPPTHQSMSLRPPMFFAAPKAGQNSYGWGLPQPPNMMGMPFEMATNMDSKAQKLQQQQQPPLPLQQQQQQHQTQSGGYNTTARH from the exons ATGTACCGAAAGCATACGGCCAGGGATGCATCATGTCTGTTTCGCGTGATTGCCGAGCAAATGTACGACACTCAGATGCTGCACTTTGAAGTCCGTTTGGAGTGTGTGCGATTCATGACGCGAATGCGTCGTAAATTTGAGCAG CATGTGCGCGGCGATTTTGATGCTTATATGCTGGACATGGCCAAACCAAAGACCTATGGAACAATGCTCGAATTGCGCGCCCTTTGCTGCATGTATCG TCGAAATGTTATCCTATTTGAGCCATTCAATATGGGCACTAAAGTTACCTATAACGAACATTATCAGCACGATTTTCTTGTGTTCTACACGAACGAGTTTCACTTCGACTCTGTCTACACAGAGGAAAACCTGCAGATGGCTGCGATTTGTCAGT CAATTTGTTTCAAGCTGCTGTATAAGATGCTCTTTAAGCTGCCTGATGTCAACTTTGCTGTGGAGAGCATGTTGCATCCGCAGTCATTCAATTGGAATAGCTACAGTGTGGAGCTGGATGCAAGAGGCTATATTTCGCGTGTGGTTTGCGCCGATGGACGCAGCTTTCAGCTGGACCTGCCGGAAGATACCATTTGCATACTGGAGAACTCCAAGTTGTGTAACTTTCACAATAATGCCGAGCTGGCCATGAATACAGCGGATGAGACCAGCAATAGTAGGCGCTTGGATACGTCAATGGTCAATAGCACTGATGTGCTCCACATGTGTCCTAGTTCCATGAACTCTTGTGTACGCCAATTGCTGCAGGAAG GCATTACACCGTTTCCGTATAAGGTGGCCAAGTCGCTGGATGCTTATATGTATCGCAATATCGAGTTTGATAGCTGGAACGATATACGCAAGGAAGCCAAACGCTATAACATCTACGTTAACGATTACAATTTTAAG GTGGGCGCCAAGTGCCGCGTGGAGCTGCAGATAGATTCCGAGTGTGAAATGTACACGTGCCACATTCAAAAGATTGGCATTGACAAGTCTCACTATATTGTCTTTGTCGAGCCATTTGGAAAGAAATTTTTG GTGCCATATGAGGCATTGCATCCGATGCCGCCGGATGAGTTCCGTCCCTGGACGCTGCCGTTTGGTTATCAACGCCAATTGGAACGCGTTCATCTGACCAAGCTGATGACCAAAACGAAGTCAGCGCACAAGTATAAGATGGCCAAGCTCTTTGAGATGAGTAACTGCTTTGATGCAGGCAAATGTGAAGGCATGCAATACATGCAACTGGATGCTTGCTTTGGTTATCCGCACCATCAGCAGCTGTCAGCGCCGCTGGAGGCGGTCGAGGAGCACCAACACcgcgagcgagagcgagagcaacgTTTTCAGTCACGCGGCAAGCAACCACGCGGCAAACTGCCACCGCCGCCATCGTCACGTTTGCAGCAATCGCAACAGGAGCAACAACTGCCAGCCGGACAGACGCCACTTGCAGCGCCGGGAGCGCCATATGTCAACTATATGCCCATGGGGGGACATCGTCGATTGAGTCATGTGCCGTGGGCAAGTCCGCATGAAGAGTATCCAGCTGGTGGCGTCTATTCGTCTATGCAGGCAAATAATTGCATGTTTATGCATTTTGGCGGCTATTCACCAAATGCAGCTGTGTCGCCGTCATCATTGCCGACACCGCCGCCTCCTTATGCGCCATCATCGCCGCCTTATTTGTATGGGCCACAGCCAGCATTGCTGCCGCAGTCGGTGTTGCTGTCCCCAATTGCCAATCGCAACGGCaccagcaacacagcaacagctggaGCTGGTGGTGGAGCAGGCGCAGTGGCTTTGGCCACCACCACTACTTCGAAGCATCCAAGCGGTGAGGAGCAGCAGTCGGATGTGCGTCGCTCGTTGCATGCCAACGGTGAGGATTTGCCAGCTGATTTGAGCACGTTGCGCTACTTCTACAACATTGGCGTCAACACGCATCTCGGCTATCTTAATGGCAACGCTCCGAATCAACACAACAACACGGACCAACAACAGAAGCGTCGCAACGATGAGGCCGCTGCATTGATGGCAAATACTTCGACTCCGCCGCCGACGCCGGATGCGAATGCGACGGTGACAGGCATCAAGACGACAGGCACATCATCATCGGCATTCTCCAGCACTGAGGTGGCTGACAAGTCACCACGCAACGGCGGTCGTGGCACCAAACGTGCCATATTCAATAAAGGACGCGGCAAGCGACCGGAGCAATTGTATGGCCTCAACAAGGACAATCAGCTGGGTGCTGGACATCATAAAGTATTGCTGCCGACGCCGACGCCAACGCCATCGCCCAACACCAATGGCAATCAGTTCAACTTTTATCCACTCGCACAGGCGCCAGTGCCGCCGACTCATCAGTCCATGTCGCTGCGTCCGCCGATGTTCTTTGCTGCCCCCAAAGCAGGGCAG aATTCGTATGGTTGGGGCTTGCCACAGCCTCCCAATATGATGGGTATGCCATTCGAGATGGCGACTAACATGGATTCCAAAGCACagaagttgcagcagcaacagcagccgccactaccactgcagcaacagcaacagcagcaccagaCTCAGTCAGGTGGCTACAATACAACAGCACGTCATTAA
- the LOC132797082 gene encoding chorion protein S38, with product MNRHSFIWALAACLIACASANGYGGQQGYGSGGQGYGSSGQQSYSSSGGEHVGVGGEGAVAGASAGGAGEFGGNGGHGHGDGAAAGSLAGNGEAAGLAQSGQSSYGSDQNIPYKPVNTKGNTLTSSITYPQNKGEILIHRPAPIIVRRPPTKVLVNHPPLVVKPAPVVLHKPPAIVLRKVYVKHHPRRVKVEPVFVNVVKPPAEKYFVNENKQGYGQGNHGSHGQGHGGAHIPRPGPIVAGPQNLGPGPAIPAYASGADSAAASAGYSLLQGGNHGLSALANIAGEREGNNYGGQREHYGGQHSAPAY from the exons ATGAACAGACACAGCTTCATATGGGCGCTAGCCGCCTGCTTAATT GCATGCGCCAGCGCAAATGGCTACGGCGGACAGCAGGGCTACGGCTCCGGCGGTCAGGGCTACGGCTCCAGCGGTCAGCAGAGCTACAGCTCCAGCGGCGGTGAGCACGTCGGTGTTGGCGGCGAAGGTGCCGTTGCCGGTGCTTCCGCTGGCGGTGCCGGTGAATTCGGCGGCAATGGCGGCCATGGTCATGGCGATGGTGCCGCCGCTGGCTCGTTGGCTGGCAACGGTGAGGCCGCTGGTCTCGCCCAGAGCGGTCAGAGCAGCTATGGCTCCGACCAGAACATCCCCTACAAACCCGTGAACACCAAGGGCAACACCCTCACCTCATCGATCACCTATCCCCAGAACAAGGGCGAGATTCTGATCCATCGTCCCGCTCCGATCATTGTCCGTCGTCCACCCACCAAGGTGCTGGTGAACCATCCTCCATTGGTGGTCAAGCCTGCGCCCGTTGTGCTCCACAAGCCTCCAGCAATTGTGCTGCGCAAGGTCTACGTCAAGCACCATCCCCGTCGCGTTAAGGTCGAGCCTGTGTTCGTCAACGTGGTCAAGCCCCCAGCAGAGAAGTACTTTGTCAATGAGAACAAGCAGGGCTACGGCCAGGGTAACCACGGTTCCCACGGCCAGGGACACGGCGGTGCTCACATCCCCCGTCCCGGTCCAATTGTCGCTGGTCCCCAGAATCTGGGTCCCGGTCCAGCCATTCCCGCCTATGCCTCCGGTGCCGACAGCGCTGCTGCCAGCGCTGGCTACTCCCTGCTCCAGGGTGGCAACCACGGTCTCTCCGCCCTGGCCAACATCGCTGGCGAGCGTGAGGGCAACAACTACGGTGGCCAGCGTGAGCACTACGGCGGCCAGCACTCCGCTCCCGCTTATTAA
- the LOC132797084 gene encoding LOW QUALITY PROTEIN: chorion protein S36 (The sequence of the model RefSeq protein was modified relative to this genomic sequence to represent the inferred CDS: deleted 2 bases in 2 codons), translated as MQLGLWFGLFAVAAAPLVSANYGSSGGGQYLPGGPSAGLEEYVNAATGGNQPSSNQLTAQAEIQPSPEEARRLGRVQAQLQALNSNPTYQKLKNSEDIAESLAENNLASNIRQGKINVVSPQFVDQHLFRSLLVPSGHNNHQVIATQPLPPIIVHQPGAPPAHVNSGPPTVVRGNPVIYKIKPSVIYQQEVINKVPTPLSLNPVYVKVYKPGKKIEAPLAPVVAPVYNQPQSYNQPQSYQQPQSYGSPSSSAASAASSSDSYAAGADSPLYASPAPYGSPSY; from the exons ATGCAACTTGGTCTTTGGTTTGGGCTT TTCGCCGTCGCCGCCGCACCG CTGGTGAGCGCTAATTATGGTTCATCTGGTGGTGGCCAATATCTGCCCGGAGGTCCATCGGCCGGTCTGGAGGAGTATGTGAATGCTGCCACCGGTGGCAATCAGCCATCGTCCAACCAGCTGACCGCCCAGGCTGAGATTCAGCCATCC CCCGAGGAGGCACGTCGTCTGGGTCGCGTCCAGGCTCAACTCCAGGCCCTCAACTCGAACCCCACATACCAGAAGCTGAAGAACTCCGAGGATATTGCCGAATCTCTCGCCGAGAACAATCTGGCCAGCAACATCCGTCAGGGCAAAATCAATGTGGTCTCGCCCCAGTTCGTTGATCAGCATCTGTTCCGTTCTCTGTTGGTGCCATCGGGCCACAACAACCATCAGGTGATTGCCACACAGCCTCTGCCCCCAATCATTGTGCACCAGCCCGGCGCACCACCAGCCCATGTGAACAGCGGCCCACCGACTGTGGTGCGCGGCAATCCCGTCATCTACAAGATCAAGCCCTCGGTCATCTATCAGCAGGAGGTGATCAACAAGGTGCCCACACCTTTGAGCCTTAACCCCGTCTACGTCAAGGTCTACAAGCCGGGCAAGAAGATCGAGGCTCCTCTGGCCCCAGTTGTTGCTCCCGTCTACAACCAGCCACAATCGTACAACCAGCCCCAATCCTACCAGCAGCCCCAATCCTATGGCTCGCCCAGCTCGTCGGCTGCCAGCGCTGCCTCCAGCTCCGATAGCTACGCTGCCGGCGCTGACTCTCCTCTGTATGCCAGCCCAGCGCCCTATGGCTCTCCCAGCTATTAA